A genomic region of Rhodanobacter sp. contains the following coding sequences:
- the rpoC gene encoding DNA-directed RNA polymerase subunit beta' — protein sequence MKDLLNLFNQQRATPEFDSIKIALASPELIRSWSYGEVKKPETINYRTFKPERDGLFCAAIFGPVKDYECLCGKYKRMKHRGVVCEKCGTEVTLAKVRRERMGHIELASPTAHIWFLKSLPSRIGLMLDMTLRDIERILYFEAFVVIDAGLTALERGQLLSEDQYLEAVEEHGDEFDARMGAEAVYELLKSLDLPGEVIRLKEEITSTNSETKLKRLTKRVKLIEAFLESGNKPEWMVLTVLPVLPPDLRPLVPLDGGRFATSDLNDLYRRVINRNNRLKRLLELNAPDIIVRNEKRMLQESVDALLDNGRRGRAITGTNKRALKSLADMIKGKQGRFRQNLLGKRVDYSGRSVITVGPTLRLHQCGLPKKMALELFKPFIFAKLQARGEATTIKAAKKLVEREEGQVWDILEEVIREHPVLLNRAPTLHRLGIQAFEPVLIEGKAIQLHPLVCTAFNADFDGDQMAVHVPLSIEAQLEARALMMSTNNILSPANGEPIIVPTQDVVLGLYYMTRELVNAKGTGMAFSSISEARRAYDNRAVELHAKVKVRLKQVHIADDGSRTEETKLVETTVGRALLAEILPEGLPFQLANTELTKKAISRLINASYRGLGLKETVIFADKLMYTGYRFATRAGISIGIDDMKIPAEKKAILEEAEKEVVEIQQQYQSGLVTAGERYNKVVDIWSRTNELVAKAMIDGIGTETVTDSAGKQVAQKSMNSLYIMADSGARGSVAQIRQLAGMRGLMARPDGSIIETPIKANFREGLNVLQYFNSTHGARKGLADTALKTANSGYLTRRLVDVAQDVVVTMDDCGTEDGLIMQPIVEGGDVVEPLRERVLGRVVVEDVYAPGNDDQPIVERDTLLNEALVEKLDKAGVQSIKVRSPITCSASHGVCKLCYGRDLARGHLVNMGEAVGVVAAQSIGEPGTQLTMRTFHIGGAASRAAAVDNVTVKTTGTLKFNNIKTVQHAQGHLVAVSRSGEVSVLDTSGRERERYKVPYGATIAVKDGDSVKAGQVVANWDPHTHPIVSEVAGTVRFIDFIDGVTVQSQTDELTGLESAVVTDPKRRGTAAKDLRPIVRLEDAKGRELKLPGTDVPAQYMLPAGAIVSIQNGAAVGVGDVVARIPQDASKTRDITGGLPRVADLFEARKPKEPAILAERSGVISFGKDTKGKQRLIIKDVDGNEHEELIPKWRQVIVFEGEHVEKGETVVDGEPSPHDILRLLGVEPLAAYLVKEIQDVYRLQGVKINDKHIEAIIRQMLRKVEITEPGDSHYLRGEQVERVRINAENDRAESKGERPAEYQSVLLGITKASLATESFISAASFQETTRVLTEAAVRGTRDTLRGLKENVIVGRLIPAGTGLAYHASRRSQSGLSASDFETLSGAASAVSFAEAPAGGDGGAE from the coding sequence ATGAAAGACCTGCTCAACCTGTTCAACCAGCAGCGCGCCACGCCCGAGTTCGACTCGATCAAGATCGCGCTGGCTTCGCCGGAGCTGATCCGCTCCTGGTCCTACGGCGAGGTGAAGAAGCCGGAAACGATCAACTACCGCACCTTCAAGCCCGAGCGCGACGGCCTGTTTTGCGCCGCCATCTTCGGCCCGGTGAAGGACTACGAGTGCCTGTGCGGCAAGTACAAGCGCATGAAGCACCGCGGCGTGGTGTGCGAGAAGTGCGGCACGGAAGTGACCCTGGCCAAGGTGCGCCGCGAGCGCATGGGCCACATCGAACTGGCCTCGCCGACCGCGCACATCTGGTTCCTCAAGTCGCTGCCCTCGCGCATCGGCCTGATGCTGGACATGACCCTGCGCGACATCGAGCGCATCCTGTACTTCGAAGCCTTCGTGGTGATCGACGCCGGCCTGACCGCGCTCGAGCGCGGTCAGCTGCTCAGCGAAGACCAGTACCTTGAAGCCGTGGAAGAGCACGGCGACGAGTTCGACGCCCGCATGGGTGCCGAGGCCGTCTACGAGCTGCTGAAGTCGCTCGACCTGCCGGGCGAAGTGATCCGCCTGAAGGAAGAAATCACCTCCACCAATTCCGAGACCAAGCTGAAGCGCCTCACCAAGCGCGTGAAGCTGATCGAGGCGTTCCTGGAATCCGGCAACAAGCCGGAGTGGATGGTGCTGACCGTGCTGCCGGTGCTGCCGCCGGACCTGCGTCCGCTGGTGCCGCTGGACGGCGGCCGTTTCGCCACGTCCGATCTCAACGACCTGTACCGCCGCGTCATCAACCGCAACAACCGCCTGAAGCGCCTGCTCGAACTCAACGCGCCCGACATCATCGTGCGCAACGAGAAGCGCATGCTGCAGGAGTCGGTGGACGCGCTGCTCGACAACGGTCGCCGCGGCCGTGCCATCACCGGCACGAACAAGCGCGCGCTGAAGTCGCTGGCCGACATGATCAAGGGCAAGCAGGGCCGCTTCCGCCAGAACCTGCTCGGCAAGCGCGTGGACTACTCCGGCCGTTCGGTGATCACCGTCGGCCCGACGCTGCGCCTGCACCAGTGCGGCCTGCCCAAGAAGATGGCGTTGGAGCTGTTCAAGCCCTTCATCTTCGCCAAGCTGCAGGCGCGCGGCGAAGCCACCACCATCAAGGCCGCCAAGAAGCTCGTCGAGCGCGAGGAAGGCCAGGTGTGGGACATCCTGGAAGAGGTGATCCGCGAGCATCCGGTGCTGCTGAACCGCGCACCGACGCTGCACCGCCTCGGCATCCAGGCGTTCGAGCCGGTGCTGATCGAAGGCAAGGCGATCCAGCTGCATCCGCTGGTCTGCACCGCGTTCAACGCCGACTTCGACGGCGACCAGATGGCCGTGCACGTGCCGTTGTCGATCGAGGCGCAGCTCGAAGCGCGCGCGCTGATGATGTCGACCAACAACATCCTGTCGCCCGCCAACGGCGAGCCGATCATCGTGCCGACCCAGGACGTGGTGCTGGGCCTGTACTACATGACCCGCGAGCTGGTGAATGCGAAGGGCACCGGCATGGCGTTCTCCAGCATCAGCGAAGCGCGTCGCGCCTACGACAACCGCGCGGTCGAGCTGCACGCCAAGGTCAAGGTGCGCCTGAAGCAGGTGCACATCGCCGACGACGGCAGCCGCACCGAGGAGACCAAGCTGGTCGAGACCACCGTGGGCCGCGCGCTGCTCGCCGAGATCCTGCCGGAAGGCCTGCCGTTCCAGCTGGCCAACACCGAGCTGACCAAGAAGGCGATCTCGCGCCTGATCAACGCCAGCTACCGCGGCCTGGGCCTGAAGGAAACGGTGATCTTCGCCGACAAGCTGATGTATACCGGCTACCGTTTCGCGACGCGCGCCGGCATCTCCATCGGCATCGACGACATGAAGATCCCGGCCGAGAAGAAGGCGATCCTCGAGGAAGCCGAGAAGGAAGTCGTCGAGATCCAGCAGCAGTACCAGTCGGGCCTGGTCACCGCCGGCGAGCGCTACAACAAGGTGGTCGACATCTGGTCGCGCACCAACGAACTGGTGGCCAAGGCGATGATCGACGGCATCGGCACCGAGACGGTGACCGACAGCGCGGGCAAGCAGGTCGCCCAGAAGTCGATGAACTCGCTCTACATCATGGCCGACTCCGGCGCGCGCGGCAGCGTGGCGCAGATCCGCCAGCTGGCCGGCATGCGCGGCCTGATGGCCCGTCCGGACGGCTCGATCATCGAGACCCCGATCAAGGCCAACTTCCGCGAAGGCCTGAACGTGCTGCAGTACTTCAACTCGACGCACGGCGCCCGCAAGGGTCTGGCGGACACCGCGTTGAAGACCGCCAACTCGGGTTATCTGACCCGCCGTCTGGTGGACGTGGCGCAGGACGTGGTCGTGACCATGGACGACTGCGGCACCGAAGACGGCCTGATCATGCAGCCCATCGTGGAAGGCGGCGACGTGGTCGAGCCGCTGCGCGAGCGCGTGCTGGGCCGCGTGGTGGTCGAGGACGTCTACGCCCCCGGCAACGACGACCAGCCCATCGTCGAGCGCGACACCCTGCTCAACGAGGCCCTGGTCGAGAAGCTGGACAAGGCCGGCGTGCAGTCGATCAAGGTGCGTTCGCCGATCACTTGCTCCGCCAGCCACGGCGTGTGCAAGCTGTGCTACGGCCGCGACCTGGCCCGTGGCCACCTGGTCAACATGGGCGAGGCCGTGGGCGTGGTGGCCGCGCAGTCGATCGGCGAGCCCGGTACCCAGCTGACCATGCGTACCTTCCACATCGGCGGTGCGGCTTCGCGTGCGGCGGCCGTGGACAACGTGACGGTGAAGACCACCGGCACGCTGAAGTTCAACAACATCAAGACCGTGCAGCACGCCCAGGGCCACCTGGTGGCGGTGTCGCGCTCGGGCGAAGTGTCGGTGCTCGACACCAGCGGCCGCGAGCGCGAGCGCTACAAGGTGCCTTACGGCGCCACCATCGCGGTGAAGGACGGCGACTCGGTCAAGGCCGGCCAGGTCGTGGCGAACTGGGATCCGCACACCCATCCGATCGTGTCGGAAGTGGCCGGTACCGTGCGCTTCATCGACTTCATCGATGGCGTCACCGTGCAGAGCCAGACCGACGAGCTGACCGGCCTGGAGTCGGCGGTGGTGACCGATCCGAAGCGCCGCGGTACGGCCGCCAAGGACCTGCGCCCCATCGTGCGTCTGGAAGACGCCAAGGGCCGCGAGCTGAAGCTGCCGGGCACCGACGTGCCGGCGCAGTACATGCTGCCGGCCGGCGCCATCGTGTCGATCCAGAACGGTGCCGCGGTGGGCGTGGGCGATGTGGTGGCGCGTATCCCGCAGGACGCCTCCAAGACCCGCGACATCACCGGCGGTCTGCCGCGCGTGGCCGACCTGTTCGAAGCGCGCAAGCCGAAGGAGCCGGCGATCCTGGCCGAGCGTTCGGGCGTGATCAGCTTCGGCAAGGACACCAAGGGCAAGCAGCGCCTGATCATCAAGGACGTGGACGGCAACGAGCACGAGGAACTGATCCCGAAGTGGCGCCAGGTCATCGTGTTCGAAGGCGAGCACGTGGAGAAGGGCGAGACCGTGGTGGACGGCGAGCCCAGCCCGCACGACATCCTGCGCCTGCTGGGTGTGGAGCCGCTGGCGGCCTACCTGGTCAAGGAAATCCAGGACGTCTATCGCCTGCAGGGCGTGAAGATCAACGACAAGCACATCGAAGCGATCATTCGCCAGATGCTGCGCAAGGTCGAGATCACCGAGCCGGGCGACAGCCACTACCTGCGCGGCGAGCAGGTGGAGCGCGTGCGCATCAACGCCGAGAACGATCGTGCGGAGAGCAAGGGCGAGCGCCCGGCCGAGTACCAGTCGGTGCTACTGGGCATCACCAAGGCTTCGCTGGCCACCGAGTCGTTCATCTCGGCGGCTTCGTTCCAGGAAACCACCCGCGTTCTCACCGAAGCGGCGGTTCGCGGCACGCGCGATACCTTGCGGGGCCTGAAGGAAAATGTTATCGTCGGACGTCTGATACCCGCGGGTACCGGCTTGGCGTACCACGCCTCGCGTCGCAGCCAGAGCGGCCTGTCCGCCTCGGATTTCGAAACGCTCTCCGGTGCCGCTTCCGCCGTCTCGTTCGCCGAGGCGCCGGCCGGTGGTGATGGTGGTGCCGAGTAA
- the rpsL gene encoding 30S ribosomal protein S12, which yields MATINQLVRKSRSPKSYKSDSPALQNSPQRRGVCTRVYTTTPKKPNSALRKVAKVRLTNGYEVISYIGGEGHNLQEHSVVLIRGGRVKDLPGVRYHTVRGSLDCAGVAKRRQSRSKYGAKRPKA from the coding sequence ATGGCGACTATCAATCAGTTGGTGCGCAAATCCCGCAGCCCGAAGAGCTACAAGAGCGATTCGCCTGCCCTGCAGAACAGCCCGCAACGTCGCGGCGTCTGCACGCGCGTGTACACGACCACCCCGAAGAAGCCGAACTCGGCGTTGCGCAAGGTTGCCAAGGTGCGCCTGACCAACGGTTACGAGGTCATCAGCTACATCGGCGGCGAAGGCCACAACCTGCAGGAGCACTCGGTGGTGCTCATCCGCGGCGGCCGCGTCAAGGATCTTCCCGGCGTGCGCTACCACACGGTGCGCGGCAGCCTCGATTGCGCCGGCGTCGCCAAGCGCCGCCAGTCGCGTTCGAAGTACGGCGCCAAGCGCCCGAAGGCCTAA
- the rpsG gene encoding 30S ribosomal protein S7: protein MSRKGSHPARVVLPDPKHGSQLIARFINMVMKSGKKSVAESIVYGALEHLGEKHAEPVALVEKALNNVAPAVEVKSRRVGGATYQVPVEVRPGRRMALAMRWVIEAARKRGETSMPRKLAAELQEASESRGGAAKKREETHRMAEANKAFSHYRW, encoded by the coding sequence ATGTCGCGTAAAGGTTCCCATCCCGCCCGTGTGGTGCTGCCCGATCCCAAGCACGGCAGCCAGCTGATCGCCCGCTTCATCAACATGGTGATGAAGAGCGGCAAGAAGTCGGTGGCCGAGAGCATCGTGTACGGTGCGCTGGAGCATCTGGGCGAAAAGCACGCCGAGCCGGTGGCGCTGGTCGAGAAGGCGCTGAACAACGTCGCGCCCGCCGTCGAAGTGAAGTCCCGTCGCGTCGGCGGCGCCACCTACCAGGTGCCGGTCGAAGTGCGTCCGGGTCGCCGCATGGCGCTGGCGATGCGCTGGGTGATCGAGGCTGCGCGCAAGCGCGGCGAGACCTCGATGCCGCGCAAGCTGGCTGCCGAACTGCAGGAAGCCTCCGAGAGCCGCGGCGGCGCCGCCAAGAAGCGCGAAGAAACCCATCGCATGGCGGAAGCCAACAAGGCCTTCTCGCACTACCGCTGGTAA